The nucleotide sequence ATGTACGATACATCTTAACGAATCCTCTACACATGGGTCTTCCCAAAAACCGAAGTGTTCCTCCAATCGATTAGTTAATTCAGCACCATTTTCGTTTTTCAATTCCTCTAAAGAATAAAAACCTAATTCAGTAACCCTTTGAGCCAACTTAGGCCCAATAGAAGGAATTGCCTGGAATTGAGCTAGTCCACGGAGGTACTTAGAACGGTCGGGAGTTGATCGTAGACATTCAGTTAATTGTGTTATGTCCATAAGTGCGATTTCATTTAATTTCACTTTGCACTTTCTTAAATTGATTCTTTCTTCAGATGTTAAAGGAAGCTTTGGAGAGGACTTTTTCATCTATATTCACCTAACTTATACTTAA is from Solibacillus isronensis and encodes:
- a CDS encoding helix-hairpin-helix domain-containing protein is translated as MKKSSPKLPLTSEERINLRKCKVKLNEIALMDITQLTECLRSTPDRSKYLRGLAQFQAIPSIGPKLAQRVTELGFYSLEELKNENGAELTNRLEEHFGFWEDPCVEDSLRCIVHHANHSDSEKSWWHFTDERKQYREVNGYPDSRPKTPWHDKKTKDK